In the genome of Pempheris klunzingeri isolate RE-2024b chromosome 11, fPemKlu1.hap1, whole genome shotgun sequence, one region contains:
- the LOC139209477 gene encoding sodium-coupled neutral amino acid transporter 3-like: MELQKMNGHSREDGFEGLDGMAEHEEFLPHKTGVKKELHFTDFEGKTSFGMSIFNLSNAIMGSGILGLAYAMSNTGIILFIILLLFIAILSAYSIHLLLRSAGVVGIRAYEQLGNRAFGPPGKMLAACIITVHNIGAMSSYLFIVKSELPLVIQAFLSKHENTGEWFLNGNYLIIIVSCLIILPLATMKQLGYLGYTSGFSLSCMVFFLISVIYKKFNILCPLENEYHNITPTAVTHSASNGTDDFCEAKLFTINSQTSYTIPILAFAFVCHPEVLPIYTELRDPTKKRMQNVANISILAMFIMYLLTALFGYLTFYGAVESELLHTYIQVDALDVLMLCVRLAVLVAVTLTVPVVLFPIRRALLQILFPDKGFSWAIHISIAFCLIFLVNLLVIFVPSIRDIFGLIGATSAPSLIFILPGIFYIRIVPEDQEPFWSRPKIQAACFATLGFVFMVMSLSFIIIDWATGESRSGGGH; encoded by the exons ATGGAGCTTCAGAAGATGAATGGACACAGCAGGGAAGATGG GTTTGAAGGACTCGATGGCATGGCTGAACACGAGGAGTTTCTCCCACATAAAACTGGTGTTAAGAAAGAGCTCCACTTTACAGAT TTTGAGGGAAAGACCTCATTTGGCATGTCAATCTTTAACCTCAGTAACGCCATTATGGGCAGTGGAATTCTGGGATTGGCTTATGCGATGTCCAACACCGGAATCATTCTTTTTAT aatCCTTTTGTTGTTCATTGCCATCCTGTCTGCATATTCAATTCATCTGCTGCTAAGAAGTGCCGGAGTTGTGG GCATCCGGGCTTATGAGCAGCTTGGGAATCGGGCTTTCGGTCCCCCAGGGAAAATGTTGGCCGCGTGCATCATTACAGTACACAACATTGGAG CCATGTCGAGCTACCTCTTCATCGTCAAGTCTGAGCTCCCACTGGTTATTCAAGCCTTCCTTAGTAAACACGAAAACACAGG AGAGTGGTTCTTGAATGGAAACTACTTGATCATCATTGTTAGCTGTCTCATCATCCTTCCTCTAGCAACCATGAAACAACTTG GTTATTTGGGCTACACAAGCggcttctccctctcctgcatggtgtttttcctcatttcg GTTATCTACAAGAAATTCAACATCCTGTGTCCTCTGGAGAATGAATATCATAACATAACTCCTACCGCTGTCACCCACTCTGCAAGTAATGGGACAGATGACTTCTGTGAGGCTAAACTGTTTACCATCAACTCACAG ACATCATACACCATCCCAATTCTGGCCTTCGCTTTCGTTTGTCACCCAGAGGTGCTGCCAATCTACACTGAGCTACGAGA TCCTACCAAGAAACGCATGCAGAATGTTGCCAACATCTCCATCCTGGCCATGTTCATCATGTACCTCCTAACTGCTCTTTTTGGTTACCTCACCTTTTACG GTGCCGTTGAATCCGAGCTGTTACACACCTACATTCAAGTGGATGCCTTGGACGTCCTGATGCTCTGTGTGCGTCTGGCTGTGCTGGTGGCCGTCACTCTGACTGTCCCGGTGGTTCTCTTCCCG ATCCGCAGGGCCTTGCTGCAGATCTTATTCCCCGACAAGGGTTTCAGCTGGGCCATACACATCAGCATAGCATTTTGCCTCATCTTCTTGGTCAACCTTCTTGTTATCTTCGTGCCCTCCATCCGCGACATCTTTGGCCTCATCG GAGCCACATCTGCCCCCAGCCTCATCTTCATCCTACCGGGAATCTTCTACATTCGGATCGTTCCTGAAGACCAGGAGCCTTTTTGGTCTAGACCCAAGATTCAG GCCGCGTGCTTTGCTACACTGGGATTCGTCTTCATGGTCATGAGTTTGTCATTTATCATCATTGACTGGGCGACTGGGGAGTCCAGAAGTGGAGGCGGGCACTAG